A segment of the Oceanispirochaeta sp. genome:
GATTATGGGTCCCATGCTACTGCCGATAGCAATGAATTTTGGGCTTGATCCCGTTTACTTTGGCGTTGTTATGATTGTCAATCTTTGTATCGGCCTCATTACACCACCTGTCGGAAATATTCTCTATGTCGGATGCAGTATATCCAAACTCACGGTAGCCCAGATGAGCAAAGCCATAGTACCGAATATTGCCATAATGATCGCGACCCTCATCCTGATCACCTATGTACCGGGACTGGTAATGTTTATACCAAATCTGTTGAATTAGGGTTCTGGACAATTATCTTGTGTTTAACCGGTGATAATAATCTATTATCCGGTAAACAATAGCTTTCAGTATTGAGAGCAAAATATTTAAAGGAGAGTTTTTATGAAAAAAACTGCTATTCTGGTTTTGAGTATCTTTCTTCTTGTTTCTGTGCTTCCCGTTTTTGCCAAGGGGTCACAAGAAGCAGAAGCAACCGCAACCACCGCCGCTAAAGCCCCAGTTGTTCTGAAAATTTCTAACGGTGTAAATGAGAAGCATCCGAGCTATCTGGCCTCTGTAAAGTTCGGCGAGATCCTGAATGAGAAACTGCCTGGTCATTTTGAAGTTCAGGTTTATGCCAATGCCCAGCTGGGTGATGATGTGCGAGCCACCGAATCGACACAGATGGGAACCCTTGAAATGGTTTGTACATCCGCCTCACCTCTGGTAGGACTGGTCTCAGATTTCATGGTCCTGGATTTACCTTTTATATTCCCTAGTACAAAAGCAGCTGACGCCGTTCTGGACGGAACTGTTGGAAAAGCACTGGCTGCAAAACTGGAGCCTAAAGGTCTGAAACTTCTTGCTTATTATGAAAATGGATTCAGACAGCTTACTAACAGTGCAAGAGAAGTAAGAACTCCGGCAGATCTGAAAGGCCTGAAGATCAGAACGATGGAAAACCCCATCCACCTGGCCGCATGGAAGGCTCTTGGTGCCAATCCTACTCCTATGCCCTTTAGTGAAGTGTTTACAGCCATGCAGCAGAAAACTATTGATGGTCAGGAAAACCCAATCCCTACAATTTATCTTCAGAAATTTTATGAAGTACAGGATTTTACCAC
Coding sequences within it:
- a CDS encoding TRAP transporter substrate-binding protein, with protein sequence MKKTAILVLSIFLLVSVLPVFAKGSQEAEATATTAAKAPVVLKISNGVNEKHPSYLASVKFGEILNEKLPGHFEVQVYANAQLGDDVRATESTQMGTLEMVCTSASPLVGLVSDFMVLDLPFIFPSTKAADAVLDGTVGKALAAKLEPKGLKLLAYYENGFRQLTNSAREVRTPADLKGLKIRTMENPIHLAAWKALGANPTPMPFSEVFTAMQQKTIDGQENPIPTIYLQKFYEVQDFTTLTGHVYGPHIMLMNLKLFQSFTAEEQKVIMEAAQESALYQRKINRQMDKDYVTELRKEGMTVTELTPAEQKAFQDAVQPVYTQFEDKIGKDLIQQVKDITSKVK